A part of Cryptococcus neoformans var. grubii H99 chromosome 6, complete sequence genomic DNA contains:
- a CDS encoding cobalamin synthesis protein, whose product MPVPTDDDKRLPVTLLSGFLGSGKTTLLSYILKSKEHGLRCAVVVNDMGSLNIDAALINNHKLTQKEEKVVQMQNGCICCTLRADLLEEIATLAEAGQYDYLIIESSGISEPIQVAETFTTEFAETMGEGTVEEIIDSLPEDASTTPESRRRLAELIHAGGLSKVARLDCCVSMVDCTTFLDDFDTTDFLTDRHGKEVAPEDERNITDLLTDQIEFANVILLNKTDMVSKEHVAKVEGLVKTLNPTAKIILTSYSKVDLKDILNTRLFDFGKAAMGAGWLQSLRENTLTEFTDARGNKKMVPKPETLEYGIGSFVYTARRPFHPRRLWDLVSKPFCILQTTLEDDEDQDSDEEDEDDEMIQELTEEEGKQAMFEQMQKEKAELDLPGRAKYKRESPIWKGLLRSKGFVWLATRPHVHGEWSQAGIMFTLNGGGSWMCRIPESEWPGGDDQEVIDAIKLDFMGPWGDRRQELVFIGQNLDQELITKTLNDTLLNDKEWAQWEKIMNSRRSEEKKLERLCNVFDDGWEAWMDPEASVEEEEANEGHRHAHAHDVPSVTKKAKLSA is encoded by the exons ATGCCCGTCCCTACTGACGATGACAAGCGCCTCCCTGTCACCCTATTGAGTGGCTTTTTAGGTAGTGGAAAGACTACCCTTTTATCGTACATTCTCAAGTCCAAGGAGCATGGACTACGATGCGCAGTCGTAGTAAATGATATGGGATCTTTGAAT ATCGATGCCGCATTGATCAACAATCACAAACTTACtcagaaagaagagaaggttgTGCAGATGCAAAATG GCTGTATTTGCTGCACCCTTCGAGCGGATTTGTTGGAAGAAATCGCTACTTTAGCTGAAGCAGGCCAATATGA CTATCTTATCATCGAAAGCTCCGGTATCTCTGAACCTATCCAAGTTGCCGAAACATTTACCACCGAGTTTGCGGAAACCATGGGGGAAGGTACCGTCGAGGAAATCATCGACTCCCTTCCCGAAGACGCCAGCACTACCCCTGAGTCCCGGCGTCGCTTGGCCGAGCTCATCCATGCTGGTGGTCTTTCAAAGGTGGCAAGGCTCGACTGTTGCGTCAGTATGGTAGATTGTACTACTTTCCTCGATGATTTTGATACAACAGACTTCCTTACAGATCGTCATGGAAAGGAAGTCGCAccggaagatgagagaaaCATTACCGATTT GTTGACCGACCAAATCGAGTTTGCCAATGTCATTTTACTAAATAAAACGGACATGGTATCCAAAGAGCATGTTGCCAAGGTGGAAGGTTTAGTGAAAACTCTCAACCC CACGGCCAAAATCATCTTGACATCTTATTCGAAAGTGGATCTCAAGGACATCCTCAACACTCGCCTGTTCGACTTTGGTAAAGCTGCCATGGGTGCTGGATGGCTACAATCCCTTCGCGAAAATACATTAACGGAGTTCACCGATGCTCGAGGTAACAAGAAAATGGTACCCAAACCCGAGACTTTGGA ATACGGTATCGGCTCTTTCGTGTACACCGCCCGTCgccccttccatcctcgccGCCTTTGGGACCTCGTATCTAAACCCTTCTGCATTCTCCAAACGACACTcgaagacgatgaggatCAAGACtccgacgaagaagatgaagacgacgagATGATCCAGGAATTgaccgaggaagaaggaaaacaAGCCATGTTCGAACAGAtgcagaaagaaaaagctGAGCTCGATTTGCCTGGTCGGGCGAAGTACAAGAGGGAATCTCCTATTTGGAAGGGGTTGCTAAGGAGTAAAGGATTTGTTTGGCTTGCTACAAGACCGCATGTGCATGGCGAGTGGTCTCAGGCAGGC ATCATGTTCACTTTAAACGGCGGTGGTTCTTGGATGTGCCGTATCCCAGAAAGCGAATGGCCTGGCGGAGACGATCAAGAGGTCATCGATGCAATCAAACTTGACTTTATGGGACCGTGGGGCGATC GTCGTCAAGAAC TGGTCTTTATCGGGCAAAACTTAGACCAAGAACTCATTACAAAAACACTTAACGACACTCTCCTCAATGACAAAGAATGGGCTCAATGGGAAAAG ATTATGAACTCTCGTCGCt